GTCCTCGGGACCACCGGCGCCCCGCCCTTCGTCGACGAACGCGGGGAGCCGCACACCGCGACCCCCGGGAGAACCCGGCCGCAACCGTAGCGACGCGTCCTCGCCGATCAGCTCGCGACGGGAGTCGGCATAGGCACGCGACAGGAGGTCCTCCGCGACGCCCGACTCGGCGGAATCGCCGTACCACGCCTCCCGGTCGGCGAAAGCCAGCTTGGCCGCCTCCACCGCCACGTGCACCGTGTCGGCGTCGGGCAGACCGTCGACACAGGAGATCCGGTCGCTCATGCCCTCCAAAAGGCGCAACTGCTGCGCCAGGACCGGTCCCTGCGACCACACCCCGAACTTCGCCAGCGTCCGGTCCTCCGGTAGGTCCACCGTCACCGGGTCCTCGTAGCTCGCACGGAACCCGGCCATGTCCTGTCCGGTGATCAACCCGGCATGGTCCCGTCCGGAGTTGTCCCGTACGGGTGTCCGCACAAACCTCTCGACGGCCTCGGCGACAAAGCCCTGTGACCAGGCACGACGTGCGGCGTCGATCCGTGCCTGGCGGTCACCGCCCGCCGCGTCGGCCTCGGCGAGCAAGCGTTCCCAGGTATCGGCCAACGTGGGGTTGCGCAGGAGGGTTCCGGGACGTGGAGCGGCCCCCTCGGTCAGCCACAACGCCGCAGAAGTCGGCCAGTGCTCGGTGAACATCCCACGCACCGTGTCGAGGGTGGTACTGATGCGCTCGACGACGGGGAAGCCGGTGCGCGCGTATCCGATCGCATGGGTGAGGACCTCGCGCAGCGTTTTCGTGCCGTGGTCGCGGAGCAGGGTCAGCCAGGCGTCCCACGCCCCCGGGACGGTGGCCGGAAGCAGACCACTGCCCGGAACGAGATCCAGCCCCGACTCGTCCCGCAGCCGCGGGATGGTGGCGGCTGCGGGAACGGGTCCCTGCCCGCTCAACGCGCGCGGGCGCGGATCACCTGCCGCGGCGAACAGGATGGGGACCTCTCCCCCCGGGCCGTTGAGGTGGGGCTCGACGACCTGGAGCACGAATCCGGCGGCGGTCGCGGCGTCGAAGGCGTTCCCCCCGTCCTCCAGGACGGCCATTCCGGCGGCGGAGGCGAGCCAGTGGGTCGTGGCGACCATGCCGTGCGTACCGGCCAGTTCCGGACGGGTGGTGAACATCCCGACCACCCTAAGGTGTCCATCCCCACGGGCGAACCCCTGTGGACAGGGATCCGGTCGCGGATATGCGCATCACCGCCCGGCCCGGTCGGGCGGATCCGTCGAGCCGGGTGGGCCGGTGCGGTGCTGCTGTGCCGCGGTGCGCTCGACCACGGATATCACCCGTTTCCCGGCCGTGACTACACGGTGATCGGCCGTTTAGGCTCACTGTCCGTGGAACAGCGACGTCTGGGCGAATCCGGTCTGGTGGTCAGTGCCGTCGGTCTCGGCTGCAACAATCTCGGCAGGCCGGGCACGGCGACCGAATCCCTCGCAGGTGCCCGAGCGGTGGTGGATCGGGCGCTGGAGTCGGGGATCACCTTCTTCGATGCGGCCGACGTGTACGGGGCTCCGCGTGGGCGCAGTGAGGAACTGCTCGGGCAGGCACTGTCCGGCAAACGTGAGCACGCCGTGATCGCCACGAAGTTCGGCATGGACATGCAGGGCGCCAACGGCCCCGACTTCGCCGCCCGCGGCTCCCGCCGCTACGTGCGCCGTGCCGTCGAGTCCTCGCTACGACGTCTGGGCACCGACTGGATCGATCTGTACCAGCTCCACCGCCCGGACCCCATGACTCCGCTGGAAGAGACCCTGTCGGTGCTCAACGATCTCGTACGCGAGGGCAAGATCCGCTACGTCGGGCACTGCAACCTGGCCGGATGGCAGACCGCCGACGCGGCGTGGACGGCCACCTCGGCCGGGCTGACCACCCCGGTCTCCGCGCAGAACCACTACTCCCTGCTGGAACGGGAAGCCGAGCGGGAGGTGATCCCCGCGTGCACCCGGTTCGGCGTCGGGATCATCCCGTACTTCCCGCTGGCCAACGGCTTACTGACCGGCAAGTACCGGAAGGGGCAGGAGCCACCGTCGGGCAGCAGGCTTTCGGGGCGTGACCGGTTGCTCGCCGACGCGCCGTGGGACCGCATCGAGCACCTGCGGGCGTTCGCGGACAAGCGCGGGCTGTCGATGATCGCGGTGGCGATCGGCTGGTTGGCGGCACAGCCCTCCGTCGGGTCGGTGATCACCGGTGCGACCTCGCCGGAACAGGTGGAGTCGAACGCACGTGCCGGGCAGTGGCGCCCGTCGGCGGCCGATCTCGACGAGATCGACATGATCTGCCCCCCGACGCGGCGATGAGCGGGATCGAGCAATTTCTCGCGAAATTTCCCTCCCGGCCCGGCGCGATCGCAGGTCGCGTCACAGGTCGCCGACGTAGGGTACCCGGTGCTCCGCCTCCGTGGTCATCCAGCGACGAATCGCCAGCGTCGCACGGACATCGTCCTCGTTGTACTGCAGCAGACGCCGCCGCTGCGACTCGCTCGGCGCAGCCCCGTCCAGCCCCACCGCGTCGCGATACCAGCGCATCGAGTTCTCGCCGCCGGCCTCGGCATCACGCCAGGAAAAGCCCGCGTTCGGAGCGATCACCTTCAGTCCCCTACCGTTCGGACACAGAAATTGGTCACGCACCGTAGCGAACAGGTCCACCCATTCGTCGGAATCGATGAACTCGCGGACCTCGTCCACGGTGGGGATACCGGGCTTACCCGCGAATCTCTCCGCCGAGGCGAGCATCCAGCGATTTTCGGCGAGCTCGTTGTAGCAGTAGGCACGGAAGCTCAAACCACGGTCATGGGCGCGGTCACGCACCGCGGTGAACCAGGACCAGAACTCGGCGAACGAGCGGGCCTCGTCGTCGGAGGGCAACGGATCCCACGTGGCGAAGCTTCGGTACCCCTCGGCCTCGTCGAAACCGCTGTCCGTGGCGGTGTCCGTCCGGGACAACCAGCACCCCCACAGGTAGGCACCGGAGTCGGCATAGCTTTCCATGTCGACATCGATCTCGACATCCGCCCGGGGGACGTCGAGGTGCGGGACGCGGCGCACCAAGGACAGATCCCGCAGCCACGCCTTGGCCAGCAGCACCGCATCCGAAGTCCTGGTGGCGGCCAACGGCAGCGCTTCGGCCACGTCCGGCGTCACCTCCGCGAGTTCGTCCACGGTGGAAACACCGGCGCGGCGCAGCAACACGGCATCCTCCCCACGCACCACCAGGCTCACGTCCCTGGTCGCGTGCAGCTCCTGCGCACAAACCGGCCACCACGGGCAGCCCTTGCAATCCGAGATCCGGGAAGGCCGCGCGAGCGGTTCGGCTTCCGATGCCGCCGCACCGGCCACGGCAAGGCGATCGGCGAAACGCTCGTCGTACTCGGACAGCACACTGCGCCCACCGGACCAGCTCGGTGCTTGCAGGTCATGCCAGAGCACCACATCGGCGTCCGCGCCGATGACCCCGCCGACCACCCGACCGGAGGCGCTCATGCCGCATGCCTGCAACAGCCGCACGCTGTGCGCCAATCGGAGCTGGTCACGAGACTGTGCGCGCCCCTTGCGCAGCGGATCCACCCGCGCCGATTCCGGCAACGGATCCGTCAGCGGTGACGTCCGCGCTCCGCGACCGGGGTCCGTCACCTTGTGGCGCACCACGAGGAGCGGCACGTAGCCGTCGGCACTTCGGACGAGCACGTCGACCGCACCACGGCGGCCACCCGTGGTATCGCAGGGCAACTGGGCTCCCGAGATGTAGGGCGCCGCGGCGCGCATGGCCGCCAGCGTCGCGCGCTCACGGCTGTGCACGCTCGCGTCCCGGGGAATCTCCGTCCAGTCCGACCCCAGCAGCCGACCGAGCTTGTCCGCGAGGGCACGGCGGTGTTCGGCAGCGTCGGCGATGCGCTGCTCGACCCCGGGGTCCGGCGGGGCCTTCGGCACCGCACGCACCGTCGGCTCGTGCTCGAGATGCACGCGTCGACGGCAACGCGTCACCACACCCCCGTCCAGCAGCACCTCGGAACCCACACTGGCAGGGTATGTCCTCGGTTCGGCTCCCGCGCCGGTCACCCCGGTCACCACCGCCTCACGTGCGGCCAATGTCACACGGATTGTTCCTGCCCGTGGTCGCTGTTGTCGTGCCGATCGGCGTAACGCTCTAGACTGATCACACGAGAGCCCAAGCACGTGGCCCGAATAGCCTGCCGGAGGTGTTCGCTGCGATGGCACGTTCCGTGAAGAAGCAAGCGGGCAAGCAGGACCCCGCCACACCCCAGCCCACCTCGTCACGCGAGCACCGCAAGGACGTGAAGAAGACGGCCAAGGCCGAACAGAAGGCGGCAAAGACGCGGGCAAGCACCGAGCAGAAGTCGGCAAAGGCCACGGCGAAGGCCGCGAAGAAAACGGCGAAAGCCCAGAAGAAGGGCGAGTACGGCCGTATCACACCGGGAAACACGAAAAAGATTCTCGGGATACTCAAGATCGCAGGACCGGCCATCGCCCCCTTCGCGGCGAAGGCCGCCTTCACCGCACGGGACGGCTACGATCGGATGCGAGCTCGCCGGATCGGCATCCCCGTCGAGGATCTGGGACGTTTTTCGGGCAGGGGCGCCGCCCTGCACGCGCGCATCGCCGGGGACGCCGATGCACTGCACGATCTGCGGATGAAAGCAGGCGGGCAGGGCGGCAACGGTGATTCCGCGGCCCGGCAGGTGGGCGTCGAACAGTTCACCGACCGTGCCGAGCAACGACTCAGCCAGCTCACCAGCGCAGTCCGTGCCGCGGAACGGATGCCGGGCAACCGCCGCAGGGCCGCCCACCGCGCGGTGGCAGGCGAACTCGACCGTATCGAGGCTGACCTCCTGCACCGTCTCGAGCTGTAGCAACACGCTCGCTCACCGGCACGGCGCAACCACACGCTCCTGCCCGTGGTGGGATTGCGGGAAAGGCCGAAAACCCCACCACGGGCCAATCGAACACGCCTCAGTTCCGCCCGGAGAGACTCGAGTCACTCTCGACACCGCCGGACCGATCGGTGACCTCGCCGTTGTCCCCGTTCTCCGAGGTACCGCCGTCCTCCGAGGTACCGCCGTCCTCCGAGGTGTTCGAGGTATCCGAGGTATCGCCGCCCTCCTCGGTGCTCTCCGCCTGGGAGATGTCCAGCTGGAACTCACCGGCGTGCTCCTCGGTGCCCTGCACCACGGCCGCCTCGAGAACCTCGGCGCCCTTGTTCACACGCAGGGTGATCGGGTCGTTGCGCAGGTCCTTCATCATCGCGAAGCACATCAGGACCATCACGACGGTGAACGGCAGCGCGCCGATGAACGTGAGGTTCTGGATACCCGTCAGGGCTTCGTCCCCGCCGCCTCCGATCACGAGCATGATCGCGGCGACCGCACCGGTGGCGGCACCCCAGAAGATGACGACCGGCCGACTCGGTTCGATGGAGCCACGCTGGGACAGGGTGCCCATGACGACCGACCCCGCGTCGGCGCCGGAGACGAAGAAGATCGCCACCAGGATCATCACCAGAACGGAAGTGATCATGGTCAGCGGAAGTTCGGCGAGCATGTCGAACGTCTGAGCCTGCGGGTTTCCCTCGCCGAAGACATCGATCCCGTTGCGCTGCAGGCCGATCGCCGCGCCGCCGAAGATGGCGAACCAGATCAGGCTGACCACGCTCGGCACCAGCAGCACACCGCCGACGAATTGGCGGATCGTCCGGCCCCTGCTGATGCGAGCGATGAACATCCCGACGAACGGCGTCCAGGAGATCCACCACGCCCAGTAGAAGATGGTCCAGCCCTGCAGCCACTCGTTCATCTCCTCGCCACCGGTGGCACCGGAGCGCGAGGCCATGATCCCGAAATGGCTGAGGTAGCTGCCGACCGAGGTGGGGATCAGGTTCAGCATGAACACGGTCGGGCCGACCAGGAACACGAACAGCGCCAGTAGCGCGGCCAGCACCATGTTGATGTTCGACAGGTACTGGATGCCCCGAGCGATACCGGATACGGCCGAAGCGATGAAGCAGATCGTCAGTACGACGATGATCAGGACCAGGATGATCGTGCCTGCACCGCTGATCCAGCCGGCCTCTCGCATGCCGGTGCGGATCTGCAGAGTACCGATGCCCAGGGAGGCCGCCGATCCGAACAACGTGGCGAACAGGGCGAGGATGTCGATCAGCTTACCGATCGGGCCCTCGGCGTTGCGCTTGCCGATCAGCGGGATGAACACCGCGCTGATGAGCTGCTTGCGACCCTTGCGGAAGGCGTTGTAGGCGATCGCCAGACCGGCCACCGCGTAGATCGCCCACGGGTGCAGCGTCCAGTGGAACAGCGAGGTCGCCATCGCGGTACGAACGGCCTGATCCGTCGCGTTGGGTGCGACGACAGGATCACCATCGGGACCGGGGACCGTGGGCACCGACCCCGGTGGGGGCTCCACGAAGTGCGAGAGCGGTTCGCTCACACCGAAGAACATGAGACCGATACCCATGCCGGCACTGAACATCATCGCGATCCAGGAAACCGTCCGAAACTCCGGTTTCTCGTCATCGGCCCCCAGCGGAATTCGGCCGAACCGACTGAATGCCAGATACAGGGCAAACAGGACAAACCCCGTGGCGGACAGGACGAAAAACCAGCCCACATTCGTGATCAACCACGTCAGTGCACCCGACGCGAAGTTGCTCAGCGAATCCGTCGCGATCCCACCCCAGGCAACGAGGGCGAACATGATCGCCGCGACGGTCCCGAAGACCACCCAGTCGGTGGGCTGGCGTACTTCCGATTCCGGAGTGGCCTGGCTACCCGGATCGGGCACCGAGTCGTCTCCGCTTCTTTGCTCTTGCGAGGTATCTGTCGACACAGGTATCGGCGCCGACTGTCGCGACGCCCCCTCCTCTCCAGTCTTCGGTTACGGCAACCCCGATCGCCCTGCGGCAAGTATCACTCGCGCCACATTCATGCCGAGCGTTTCCGGATGCCTGCAACCCGTAAACCGTGACCCATTCGAAGGAGTACGGCAAACCTGCCTGTGCTCAGCGTGGTTGAATCAACACTCGGGCTCACTCCATGGGTAGACTCCGTTCTCGGCGGTTCCCGGCGCAGGGTTCCCGGCGCAGTGCCTTTCGCAGGCTCCGCGGCATCGCGCTCATCACCACCGCACAGCACTCCGGTCAACGCTCTCACGGGCAATGCATCGGCAGGAGCGAATTCCGAACATCAGAGCGAGAAATTCTCACATTGTGGGAGAGCTCGTCCTGTCGCCGAGCGGTCATCAACATTCGGTGAGCTGTTCCACCGAGCGCGTCCCGGCGAACCGAGTCGAGTCAGCAAGCCCCGGCAGCACGAGCGCCCCGCTCGGATCCACGCGACCCCGTGTCCGCACACGGTCGGTGCCACCGCGCCGTGCACTCCGTCCGCACCGATACACCGGTCCTCATCGGTACGGAGCCCACTGTGTGTGGACATCGCCCCGGCGCATCGAGCGCAACCGGCGTCGGAGCTCGCCGCGAAGCCGCGGATTGCTTCGCAAAATCGGCAGCACACTGACTGTGATCTTGAGCTCTCGCAAGTCACGCAATACCGCAAAGCCCGGCCAGTTGGTGATGTCGAAGCCATAGGCCTCGGTCAACTGCCGGTATGCCTCCGAGGAGTGCCCCAGCCGCAGGTATCCCACAGCCATCGGCGTCAGGTCCCATTCGGGCGGCCCCGCCGACAATGAATCCAGGTCACACAGCACCGGGCCGTCCGGTCCCGCGATGAGGTTGCCCAAATGCGCGTCCCCGTGCACCGCGCTGCGGGGCATGGGAAACGTGAGATCGGACAAGCGCCGCTCGACATCGTCGCAGCGCTGCTCCAGGAAATCGCGGTCCTGCGGATCGAGTTCCTCGGCGTCCCGAAGCCTGCGCCGGACATCGGACATCGGCTGCCACTCCGGCAGCGCGGGTGGCAGCGGCAACCGATGCACCTGCCGCAGGAGCATGCCCAGCTCCCGCCCGCTGGGGGTGCGCCCGGAATCATCGACCGCCTCCCACAGCGTCGCCAGATGGTCACCGGTCCGCACCGGCTGCTCGACATCGGGCAGCAGCCGAACAGCGGGCACACCTTGATCGGCCAACCACCGCGCCGCCTCGACGACGTTCTCGGCACGGTAAGCAAACGACGGTGCCAGCACGATACGGACGACCACCGGGTGTTCACGCAGCAGGAACACACCGTTGTTGACGAAGCGCAGCAGTCGGGCGCCACGGTGATCGAGCCCGACCGAGGCGCACACCTCGGCCAGCGCCTCGGCGAGTTTCGGCCGGGTGTAACGCCCGTCCTGCACGGGACTTGTTCGGGAAGTCATGTTCGTGGGTGCTCGCGGCGGTCCTACTAGATCTCGCGGGACTCGCGGAACCGGAGCACTTCCTCCGAAAAGTCGCGTGCCTCCGAGTTCGTCCGGTGCTTGCCCGCTTCCACCTGCAACGGATACAGCCTGTCCGGTACCCGGGCGGATTTGACGTTGGCGCCGAACTCCAGAGCCCGCCTGCCGACCTTGATGCCCTCCTGGACGTCACCGGCACGAATGTGGTTGGTGGCCTGCAGGCTCAACCCGAATACGTGCGTGCGCTGCATCTCGGCACCGTAGGCCTGGTTGCACTTGATCGTTTCCGCCACGGCCATCGGGGCGTAGCGCTCCGGGTGGAATTCCGCGAGGGCGTCGTGGGCCGAGCCCGCCATGCCGTGCAGGTCGTTCTCATCGAAAAACCGCACCCATTCCGGAGCCTCGGACATATCCGCCCGGGCGAATTCGTCCTTGGTCCGGCCGAGCATTTTCTGGACCTGGTCGGGCCTGTCGAGCATCCCGTATGCCCATCCCTCGTTGGCGCACATGACCGCCACCGTCAGGGCCGACCCCGAGTCCTGGGCCGCGATCTGACCGAGCTGGAACAGCTTCAGCGCCTCGTTGGGCTGGTGATAATGCAGATACACCCGTCCCATCCGGTACAGCACGCTGGCGGCCAGGCTGTCGTCGTCGGCCTGCTTGGCAAAGTCCAGCGCCTTTCCGAAATGGCCACGCGCGGGGTCCATCAGACCGGTATCGAAGGAAGTCCACCCGGCGAGGCTGTGCATATCGGCCAGCGAAACGAACAGCTTCTGCCGGACCTGATCGCTGGCGTCGGCGCCCAGTAATTGCTGTGCCCAGGAAAGCTGTGCGATCACCGCGTCCCGGCACGTGCCTCCGCCATAGCGGTAATCGAGGTCACGCAATGCCTTGGTCGCGGCCTGTATCTGCTGCACGTCGGCCATGCCGATGCGCGAGGGCGCGGGTGTCTGCACACTGCTGGGCAACCAACCGCCTTCCTCCGCTCCGAAGACGGACGCTCCCATAGCGACCGCCGCAGCATGGGACAGAAACTTCCGACGCTTCACCGTCTCGTCCTCCTCAGCCTGGGAGTCGCTCGGGGAATCCGCGACTCTCACTGCCGTCGCCCCGTCATAGGCGAGGCCCATGTACCCCCTCGGTACGCCGAGCCCGTCGGCGATGCGGGCCAACACGTCATAAGCCATGACCTGGCGGCCCTTGAGGATCTCCGAGACCTCGGACTGCGACTGACCCGTTGCCGCCGCGATCTGGCGCTGGGAAACACCGTTGCGACGCAGCAGCTTGTAAATGTCGCTGATGTTTCTGCTGGCCAGCGCGTCACGCATTTCCCGACCGTTCCAGATGTCGGGTGTAACGAGCGAGCCGCTCGAACCGATGGTGTTCATAAGGACCCCTTTACGCTTTTCGGGCGTCGATCGCAGAGTAAAACCCCGTCCGCAAGCCGGTGAAGCACCTATCAGCAGAGGTGATCGGCGGGGCATAACTCCACCGACCGCTCGTCGGCACGGTTTGTCCGGTCGTCGCGTTCTCTCTAGCCAGACCGGGAGCACGGATTCCAATCTAGTCATCGGCAAGCAACCGAGCACGGAGAGGAATCCGCACAGTGAACTCCTTCGAGCAGGCGTACGGCGAGACCGACGCGAAAACCGGATTCCACCCGGTTCCTCGCACGGTCGAGCTCTCGACCGTTCCCGCCCGGAGGCGCCGCTGGTGGCGGATCAACCGCCGAGACGTGCGGACCACGTACCGGCTCTCCTCGCCGTGCTGCTCAACCGGGACAGGGTGGTTCTCGCCGGGCCGCCCGGTAAAGCCGTGGTGCCGCCGGATCGCACAGCCGACCGGTTTGTTTCGGCGCCACGGCACGCCGATGATCAGGCGAGAAAGTGACGGTAACGCAAAGATGGACGAGATATTGGGGCAGGTGCTGCGCAGCGCGGTATGGGAGCGGCTCGATGTTCTGACCGAGCTCGCGGATCGCGCGGACGCCCCGTCCCTCCTCTCCGTAGCGCGCTCCGAGCTGCCTCGGCTCACCGATGGATGGCGAGCGCTGCTGACCGCTCACGAGCCCGACGACCGGGGCCACTGCCCGGAGTGCTCGACACGCTGGCGCCAGCAGAAAGCACCGTGTTCGGTGTGGCGTTCGGCCTACGAGCATCTGGTGGCCGGTGGCCTCGCCCCCCGTCCCGCACGACACCTGCGCCCGGCGCATGCGCTGCGCCCGGCGACGCCGGTGTCGTAAAGCGGCGGCCTCGGTTCCGGACCGCACATCCCCGACCCGGAATCAGACCGAGGAACCGCCCGGTGACCGGCGATCGGCATGCCGTGACCCCCGACCGCGGCAAGGCCCATCGCCGGTCACCCCCGACCGGTGATCCGCCGGAGATACGTTCGACCGGCAAGCCCGGAACAATTCCACAGTGAGCGTTCTCGACGGGATGGCTCTGCTTTCCGCTGCCGTCGCGGTGTGGCCGTCGTGACCGCGATCTCCAGACTTCCGCGGGCCGGTGCTGACGTTACTCCCCTCCCCCGACCGGTATCGGCCTGCGGATTCCACCTCTCCGATGTCCGTTTTCCCCGAGCCGAGTGGACATCGGAGGTTGGACGGCCCCGAGTGCCCGTTTCCCCGGGCGGGCACTCGGGGTCCTTGTACCGGCGTTGTGCGTTTCCCGCACGAAATCGCACAACGCAGCAGGCCGCACGAGCCACTACTTTCGGCGGAGACGAGCACGGGCGGCGAATTCCTCGTCCAGTCGCATCCCGCCGATTCGATCCCCGCCGATTTGCTCCGCTGAGGAGCAGAGACGAGTGTACTGGGCGGGAACCATCATCCACGGTTGCCTGCGTCCCAGCAGCGGGGAATACACCGGCACGAACCCCTGATCGATGAGTGAGACGGCGAAGTCGACCGCGACGTGCCCACGCTGATCGAGCGTCCCCGTGCCCTGCCAGGGCAGCAACCCCGAACCACCGAGGTAGGTGAAACCGCACTTGCCCGGGGCCGCCGCGTTGACCGTGAGCCGAACACGGTCGGGAAACAGGTCGTCATAACCGAGTGCCTCGTCGGTGCGCAACGTGGCCAGATAGCGAATCACGTTGTGCCAAGCTCGGCGTAGCACCGCCGTCCTCGCCTGCCGGACCTCGAGCGAGACACCACCGTCGGTGAGGTTGTAGATATCGGCGTAGACCAGGCGCGACCACGCGAGTCGATCCACGGTGCCGGGTGCGGGAACGGGCACCGAGTACACCATGGACATCAATATCTCCCGGAACATGCCGAGTGATCGCGCGAGCAACGCGGCGTTCGGACCGCTCACTGCGCACGCGAATTCGGTAACGGCGTCCAGGGTGCGCAGTGGTTTGTCGGTGATGTCGAAATGACGCAGCGCGGTGTTGAGCAGGTGGCGATGCCGCATGAACAGCGCCGTGCGCTCCCTCTCCAGGCCCGCACCTCGCCGTTGCCCGGCCACCGCGTCGATCTCGGTGATCGACGTGCATCCGTCCATACCGGCGAGTTCCAGATACTGGCGAAGTTTTCCGCAGTAGGCACCGGTGGCCGAAGCCGGTCGAGGCCGGAAGTGGCGTCCGTCGGTGAGGATGTTGAAGTGCAACCCCGGTGGGTACACCCACCGCACCGCGCTCTGGAGTTCCCGGAGCCGGACCAGCGCGCCGAGCTCGGCGAGGTCCGGCAGCGGGCCGAAGGCCTTCAGCCGGCTGAGGGACTGTTTGATGGGGAAACCGAGCAGCACCACCTCGATCGGGCTGCCTCGCTCCAGAAACGGGGCAGCATCACGGTGCATGTCCGTCACCCGGTAATTCGACCGGGATCCCTTCAGGAACTGCTTGCGCGTGAACAGGTGGTGCAGTTGTCGCACCGTACGGTCTCGTTCTTCGACGTCGGCCGGAATCCCGGATTCGGCCGGTGACTCGGAACCGGACGTGAATTTCGTGCGCGCCCGCCGTGCCGCGCGCTCGGCCGAGCGATCGGTGTCGGCCACCAGAGCATCCACGATGGCCAGCGATTCGTCCGCCGTCAGGTGAACCGCCCACCGCTGGGCCGAGCGATTGCTGCGAAGGGCGGGAACCTGTACCTCTTCCAAGGAGTGCGCATGGGACAGCGTGGCCGTGCGGTGTTCCGAGGCCGCCGTCCCGGCACGTGGCCGGGGCGAGGTTTCGAAGGTGGCGATCACCGGCGCTGCGTCGGCGGCCGACTGATCCGACCTGCGCGCGGTCGCCATCCCGGGGATCTCCACCGCGACGGCCAGCGCTCCGGAAAATTCCTCGGTCATCGCGAGGCGGTGGGCGGGTCTGTCGTCGAACACGGCGACGAGGTCGATGTCGTCGAGTGTGCGGAGCAGCTGCGCCTTCAGTTCCGAGCTCGACCGGGAATGGTCGTCGGGCATGCACAGCAGCTCGGCATCCGGTACACCGGCCGTGTCCAGCACCTCCCGGGTGTATCCGCGAACATGCCCGCGACGACCGGTGCAGAAAACGACCCGGCCACCGGCATCGTGCACATCCCACACGAACCGTGCGAGGCCCGCGTTGACGGTGTCGGTCCGCAACTGCTCCCCCGGCTGTGCGAAAGCCCGGAAGAACTCGGTGTGGACCCGTCGCCAGTTCACCGCCGGGTACTTCGCGGCCAGTCCGCTGATCTCGACGAAGTTGCACCAGGCCGAACGCACATAGGCCGGGAGCACGGACAGCGATGTCGGCTGTGCCAATTCCTCGATCCCGTTCGGCGCGCCCGCACGAGGACCGGAGACCGCCCGTGCGGCATCGAGAGTGCGCTGCAGCGGGACGATCCCGCACAGGTCCAGGTCGATGACCACGGTG
This Haloactinomyces albus DNA region includes the following protein-coding sequences:
- a CDS encoding BCCT family transporter, with protein sequence MFALVAWGGIATDSLSNFASGALTWLITNVGWFFVLSATGFVLFALYLAFSRFGRIPLGADDEKPEFRTVSWIAMMFSAGMGIGLMFFGVSEPLSHFVEPPPGSVPTVPGPDGDPVVAPNATDQAVRTAMATSLFHWTLHPWAIYAVAGLAIAYNAFRKGRKQLISAVFIPLIGKRNAEGPIGKLIDILALFATLFGSAASLGIGTLQIRTGMREAGWISGAGTIILVLIIVVLTICFIASAVSGIARGIQYLSNINMVLAALLALFVFLVGPTVFMLNLIPTSVGSYLSHFGIMASRSGATGGEEMNEWLQGWTIFYWAWWISWTPFVGMFIARISRGRTIRQFVGGVLLVPSVVSLIWFAIFGGAAIGLQRNGIDVFGEGNPQAQTFDMLAELPLTMITSVLVMILVAIFFVSGADAGSVVMGTLSQRGSIEPSRPVVIFWGAATGAVAAIMLVIGGGGDEALTGIQNLTFIGALPFTVVMVLMCFAMMKDLRNDPITLRVNKGAEVLEAAVVQGTEEHAGEFQLDISQAESTEEGGDTSDTSNTSEDGGTSEDGGTSENGDNGEVTDRSGGVESDSSLSGRN
- a CDS encoding TM0106 family RecB-like putative nuclease yields the protein MGSEVLLDGGVVTRCRRRVHLEHEPTVRAVPKAPPDPGVEQRIADAAEHRRALADKLGRLLGSDWTEIPRDASVHSRERATLAAMRAAAPYISGAQLPCDTTGGRRGAVDVLVRSADGYVPLLVVRHKVTDPGRGARTSPLTDPLPESARVDPLRKGRAQSRDQLRLAHSVRLLQACGMSASGRVVGGVIGADADVVLWHDLQAPSWSGGRSVLSEYDERFADRLAVAGAAASEAEPLARPSRISDCKGCPWWPVCAQELHATRDVSLVVRGEDAVLLRRAGVSTVDELAEVTPDVAEALPLAATRTSDAVLLAKAWLRDLSLVRRVPHLDVPRADVEIDVDMESYADSGAYLWGCWLSRTDTATDSGFDEAEGYRSFATWDPLPSDDEARSFAEFWSWFTAVRDRAHDRGLSFRAYCYNELAENRWMLASAERFAGKPGIPTVDEVREFIDSDEWVDLFATVRDQFLCPNGRGLKVIAPNAGFSWRDAEAGGENSMRWYRDAVGLDGAAPSESQRRRLLQYNEDDVRATLAIRRWMTTEAEHRVPYVGDL
- a CDS encoding gamma-glutamyltransferase family protein, with protein sequence MFTTRPELAGTHGMVATTHWLASAAGMAVLEDGGNAFDAATAAGFVLQVVEPHLNGPGGEVPILFAAAGDPRPRALSGQGPVPAAATIPRLRDESGLDLVPGSGLLPATVPGAWDAWLTLLRDHGTKTLREVLTHAIGYARTGFPVVERISTTLDTVRGMFTEHWPTSAALWLTEGAAPRPGTLLRNPTLADTWERLLAEADAAGGDRQARIDAARRAWSQGFVAEAVERFVRTPVRDNSGRDHAGLITGQDMAGFRASYEDPVTVDLPEDRTLAKFGVWSQGPVLAQQLRLLEGMSDRISCVDGLPDADTVHVAVEAAKLAFADREAWYGDSAESGVAEDLLSRAYADSRRELIGEDASLRLRPGSPGGRGVRLPAFVDEGRGAGGPEDPSGVGLGEPTVSPTGESRGDTVHLDVVDRWGNMVSATPSGGWLQSSPAIPELGFCLGTRAQMCWLEEGLPNSLVPGRRPRSTLSPSLVLREGTPVLAFGTPGGDQQDQWQLCFWLAHVHGGLDLQAAIDAPAWHSRAFPLSFYPRTWQPGRLMVESRLGARRIAELERRGHDVVDAGPWSLGRLSAVSRDPDTGLLHAAANARGAQGYAAGR
- a CDS encoding aldo/keto reductase, which codes for MEQRRLGESGLVVSAVGLGCNNLGRPGTATESLAGARAVVDRALESGITFFDAADVYGAPRGRSEELLGQALSGKREHAVIATKFGMDMQGANGPDFAARGSRRYVRRAVESSLRRLGTDWIDLYQLHRPDPMTPLEETLSVLNDLVREGKIRYVGHCNLAGWQTADAAWTATSAGLTTPVSAQNHYSLLEREAEREVIPACTRFGVGIIPYFPLANGLLTGKYRKGQEPPSGSRLSGRDRLLADAPWDRIEHLRAFADKRGLSMIAVAIGWLAAQPSVGSVITGATSPEQVESNARAGQWRPSAADLDEIDMICPPTRR
- a CDS encoding DUF6474 family protein — encoded protein: MARSVKKQAGKQDPATPQPTSSREHRKDVKKTAKAEQKAAKTRASTEQKSAKATAKAAKKTAKAQKKGEYGRITPGNTKKILGILKIAGPAIAPFAAKAAFTARDGYDRMRARRIGIPVEDLGRFSGRGAALHARIAGDADALHDLRMKAGGQGGNGDSAARQVGVEQFTDRAEQRLSQLTSAVRAAERMPGNRRRAAHRAVAGELDRIEADLLHRLEL